In Rhea pennata isolate bPtePen1 chromosome 20, bPtePen1.pri, whole genome shotgun sequence, a single window of DNA contains:
- the SKA2 gene encoding spindle and kinetochore-associated protein 2 isoform X1 — protein METAVTRLETMFQKAESDLDYIQHKLEFEIMKSLPDNPAEEENPVTLLEELSVVKSRYKLLCAQLEKVSIEQRESMNCIRAALENTMKMVQALQQHTDLERLPLSEEEQSAAQQLTCQTVKEMKSLVEEPSSSESAVPDSTEESQFKPLTEEMLMAVPRTIRSTVKLEDLNSFYRELFNHFVVNKNRVALSVSQMNKMNMKATDSRVRILKELSLVELDKQGNVKLVL, from the exons ttccAGAAGGCAGAATCTGATCTGGATTATATTCAACACAAACTGGAgtttgaaataatgaaaagcCTTCCCGATAATCCAGCAGAAGAG GAAAATCCAGTTACACTTTTAGAAGAACTCTCAGTGGTGAAGTCTCGTTATAAACTGTTATGTGCACAGCTGGAAAAAGTTTCCATAGAGCAGAGAGAATCCATGAACTGCATTCGTGCTGCTCTAGAAAACACAATGAAGATGGTTCAGGCACTACAGCAACATACTGATCTTGAG CGCTTGCCTCTATCAGAAGAAGAACAGTCTGCAGCACAACAGTTAACCTGCCAAActgttaaagaaatgaaatcgCTAGTGGAAGAG ccaTCTAGTTCAGAATCTGCAGTCCCTGACTCAACTGAAG AATCACAATTCAAACCATTGACTGAAGAAATGCTTATGGCTGTACCAAGGACTATCAGAAGTACTGTTAAACTAGAAGACTTGAACAGTTTTTACAGGGAGTTATTTAACCACTTTGTTGTAAATAAGAACAG AGTAGCACTTAGTGTTTCGCAGATGAACAAGATGAATATGAAAGCCACTGACTCAAGAGTACGCATCTTGAAAGAACTTTCTCTTGTGGAACTTGACAAGCAAGGAAATGTTAAGTTAGTTTTGTAA
- the SKA2 gene encoding spindle and kinetochore-associated protein 2 isoform X2, whose amino-acid sequence MKSLPDNPAEEENPVTLLEELSVVKSRYKLLCAQLEKVSIEQRESMNCIRAALENTMKMVQALQQHTDLERLPLSEEEQSAAQQLTCQTVKEMKSLVEEPSSSESAVPDSTEESQFKPLTEEMLMAVPRTIRSTVKLEDLNSFYRELFNHFVVNKNRVALSVSQMNKMNMKATDSRVRILKELSLVELDKQGNVKLVL is encoded by the exons atgaaaagcCTTCCCGATAATCCAGCAGAAGAG GAAAATCCAGTTACACTTTTAGAAGAACTCTCAGTGGTGAAGTCTCGTTATAAACTGTTATGTGCACAGCTGGAAAAAGTTTCCATAGAGCAGAGAGAATCCATGAACTGCATTCGTGCTGCTCTAGAAAACACAATGAAGATGGTTCAGGCACTACAGCAACATACTGATCTTGAG CGCTTGCCTCTATCAGAAGAAGAACAGTCTGCAGCACAACAGTTAACCTGCCAAActgttaaagaaatgaaatcgCTAGTGGAAGAG ccaTCTAGTTCAGAATCTGCAGTCCCTGACTCAACTGAAG AATCACAATTCAAACCATTGACTGAAGAAATGCTTATGGCTGTACCAAGGACTATCAGAAGTACTGTTAAACTAGAAGACTTGAACAGTTTTTACAGGGAGTTATTTAACCACTTTGTTGTAAATAAGAACAG AGTAGCACTTAGTGTTTCGCAGATGAACAAGATGAATATGAAAGCCACTGACTCAAGAGTACGCATCTTGAAAGAACTTTCTCTTGTGGAACTTGACAAGCAAGGAAATGTTAAGTTAGTTTTGTAA